A stretch of the Papaver somniferum cultivar HN1 chromosome 6, ASM357369v1, whole genome shotgun sequence genome encodes the following:
- the LOC113289735 gene encoding uncharacterized protein LOC113289735 gives MPKGSKKRRAERRKKETGIQTPPNGTEDPKSNYEKDIVEDVSSYTTTTTTGSSNQDLGHDEQEESKARLVDTGESKEDEEVNQIIFSKDIKLEDHEEEKIVVIEGDYSDKNSRIIPIDSIKQSDFDSSSDGNSSRSGSGSSSSGGNSSDEESSLQTNPVDKKQDEIEMNKEEDYCNLVTDSSPPQYDQIEQEKVISFLTEDVTVKGSSAVKEALAEESSLNDFQSKDMLPTSDDLITEISNGVDEHHQEIHDVSDTQDQQVAPAPPPLQPTSWKGCCGLFDVFMGSNR, from the exons ATGCCTAAAGGTTCAAAGAAGAGAAGAGCTGAGAGAAGGAAGAAGGAAACTGGAATCCAAACTCCTCCTAAtg GAACTGAGGATCCAAAATCAAACTATGAGAAAGATATTGTCGAAGATGTTAGTTCTTATACAACAACTACTACTACTGGTAGTAGTAATCAGGATTTAGGGCATGACGAACAAGAAGAATCAAAAGCTCGATTGGTTGATACTGGAGAGagtaaagaagacgaagaagttaATCAGATAATCTTTTCTAAGGATATAAAACttgaagatcatgaagaagagaagattgtTGTGATTGAAGGAGATTATTCTGATAAGAATAGTAGAATTATTCCTATTGATTCTATTAAACAATCAGATTTTGATTCTTCATCTGATGGAAACTCATCTAGAAGTGGTAGTGGTAGCAGTAGTAGTGGTGGTAATAGCTCTGATGAAGAATCATCTCTTCAAACTAATCCGGTCGATAAGAAACAAGATGAGATTGAGATGAACAAGGAAGAAGATTATTGCAATTTAGTTACTGATTCTTCTCCGCCTCAGTATGATCAGATTGAGCAAGAGAAGGTGATTTCATTTTTAACTGAAGATGTAACTGTTAAAGGTAGCTCTGCTGTGAAAGAAGCACTTGCAGAGGAATCGAGTCTGAATGATTTTCAATCTAAGGATATGCTACCGACTAGTGATGATTTGATTACTGAGATTAGTAATGGTGTTGATGAACATCATCAAGAGATTCATGATGTCTCTGATACACAG GATCAACAGGTAGCTCCTGCCCCTCCACCATTGCAACCAACTTCATGGAAGGGATGTTGTGGATTGTTCGACGTTTTTATGGGGTCAAATAGGTGA
- the LOC113286287 gene encoding membrane protein PM19L-like: MAGQQLKPVATGLLFLNFCMYAIVAAIGGWALNYAINYGFIIDSNLQLPANFSPIAFPIGNAATGFFVTFALIASVVGAGSALAGISHIRSWSSESLPSAASVAIIAWTLTVLAMGLAWKEIDIGMRNSRLKTMEAFLIILSVTQLIYILAIHGGSARR; encoded by the exons ATGGCTGGCCAGCAATTGAAACCAGTAGCAACTGGACTCTTGTTCCTTAACTTCTGCATGTATGCTATAGTAGCAGCCATTGGAGGGTGGGCTCTAAACTATGCAATAAATTATGGATTCATTATTG ATTCAAATTTACAACTACCAGCAAATTTTTCACCCATAGCCTTCCCAATTGGAAATGCTGCTACCGGATTCTTTGTTACATTCGCATTGATTGCATCAGTGGTCGGTGCTGGGTCGGCTCTTGCTGGGATTAGCCACATTCGGTCATGGAGTTCTGAAAGCCTGCCATCTGCGGCATCAGTTGCAATTATCGCTTGGACTCTTACTGTCCTTGCCATGGG TTTGGCCTGGAAAGAGATCGACATTGGAATGAGAAATTCTCGTCTG AAAACAATGGAGGCCTTCTTAATTATCCTTTCAGTTACCCAATTAATCTACATTCTTGCCATTCACGGAGGCTCAGCAAGGAGATGA